In Miscanthus floridulus cultivar M001 chromosome 8, ASM1932011v1, whole genome shotgun sequence, the sequence CAATCCCGCTGCCGCCGCTCACTCCCAATCGCGCCGCCACCCACTCATCTCCACTGCTTGTCGCGCCGCCGTCCACCCAGTGCCCGCCGCCGCTGACAGATCGAGCCTCGGCCGTCATCTGCCATGGGGGGTTGAGGATCTAGAGTTCCCCCACGCCCCGAAGATGAAGTCCCCCAGCTCGAAGATGGCTACAGGATCTGGCGCTTCTTCGTCGACTGGGTCGCGTGGAGCGAGAGAGGGGCAGGCGCTGTGCCCTTTCTGCCACACGGCGATGGTCGTGGAGCGGACGTCGAGAACCACAAAAAATCCAGACAAGCCGTTCTACACTTGCAGGAATCGTGACTGGGTGAGTTTTCTTGATTTTGTTCTTGCTACATTTGGGCGTTTTGAAATCGGATGTAGGGTTCATCCTATTGATTTGTCTTTCGCTATGAAATAGGGCAACGGCACCTGCAACTTCTTCATGTGGAAGCCAGAGAGCGCTGGAGATGGCATGGATGGTGCAGCAGTGATGGCTGCGTTGAAGGCTCTGGAGAATTCTCTGTTGAACTTGAACAATGTTGTAGTTGCTCAGAGCACTGTTGTGGCTAGAATAGATGGAGAGCAAATAGTTGTTAGGATGATGGTTGGGGCCAGTGTGTTTGTAGGTGTTGTTTGCTTTCTTGCTTTGTGCATGGTATTGTACAAGCAAGCATGAAGTATGCTTTGTAATGTTTGTGAAATATGAATGAAATGCAGTTTGAATGGAGTAACTTCAACTTGATTTGTTCCCTTTTTTAGTTGTAAAGTTAAAATTGCAGCATCACTACCTTCAACTTAACAGCTGACTTAATTTTAGCATGACAAACACAGGCATACCAGATCATTAATTATGGAACATCATACCAGATGGCAATATCAAGTTCACACCAACAATAGCCAGGTTCACTAAATTACCAGATTACAATACCAGGTTCACACCAACAATACCCAGGCTCAAAAGCACACAGATTACAATAGCAAGTTCATAGAACCACACAAAAGCACACCAAAAGCACAGGTGGCTCAAAAGGTTGCTTCTGTCTTGATGTTCCCAGCGCAGGCATCAGGTGAtgtgtacaggcccgatcttccgagaggtagccggtaagttcgatttgtggagatctcgacgttggcgatccggcttcaaatcagacgcgattcgaaccctacaaccgttacaccactgctccgttggttatcaaccaagcacaacttgattgacctcgccaagaaggcttttcctgcaagcgaatcgaagagcacaagcaagaaggtaaaacacgcaatctgaaattgcaaatatgaatgttgcgaatatcaatagagggttcaagaactcggttccaaaggactaatcgacacagtggaggagatcaagaacgggggccctggatcactgtaaaaggatttgtcaccacagttacaatgaacgattcagtttctcgatggaaaactaaactctaaacaaaacccaatcgtgtagcagcggcggcggctgtgtttatagtctaagactcaacctagggttggggatggccaggggttgggcgcccacaacttgggcttaaggcccgacacgatacatggccaagttggcccaaataggtgacgcagcaccttgccgtggtcacacagaatgatccacggaccttctggagctgggaccagatccaaaatgacggcgtcgtcgtcccctttccaacgcatccaagaacagcccgtttcgatgtcgtatgagagagttatgaccgaaacagtgacgacgtgtctgctgaatccgagggcgacgtggcagctgagttgggaacgaattgcaacttggggaagaccatggcgtcggtgtgtccagcgtggcgatgtcctcatcatcctccccttctcgaattggagtcatcctcgactccatcttggcgatgtcctcatcatcaggcCCCTCCCCTCTTGCTCCTAGTGCAAGCGCTTGGGCTCTGACTCCTAGTCTATGCCCCTAGGCTACCTCTAGCTTGCTGTTTGGCCTGCCTCCTAGTGACTGGGGATCTTGGAACCCTGTAAGATGGCAGATGTGACCATGTTATCAACTACACTTGGCTTTAGATTAAGAATAGTGTTGGCAAGAAATGGATCACTTACTACACTGATTGCTCAGGAGGTGTAGGCTCAGTTGgagttgtcttcttcttcttgctggttTGTTTCCCCTTGGTGGAGGCCTTTCTCTTCTTCTTGGCTGGCTCTTCTATTGTTTCTATGATCTCAACAACCTTTGGCTTataagtccttctcttcttctttggaGGTGCAGATGGTGGTGCATCAGGGTCTGCAACAGTTTCATTGTAGGTTTTCTGCAGGTGTCCAAATCCACCACACCTTTTACACCTTCTCCTGCCCTTGCTGTTGGACCCACCTTCTTCAACTCCAACTATCCTTCTCTTCCTTGGCCTTCCTGTTGCTCTGTTGCATTTAGGAGGAAGGAGGTTGAAGCCAAGGTTTAGCTTTTCCCATTCATCCTTGCTTGGCATTGGAGGCATTGGAGTTGCATAGGCTGCTTTGAACATGTCTACAGAATAGTAGTGGTCAACATAGTCCTCTAAGTCTACCCTTCTGGTGCCAATGAAAGCTAGGGCATGAACACATGGTAGACCAGTTAACTGCCAACCTCTATAGGTGCACTCTCTCTTGTCTAGATCAACAATGAACCTCCAAGGGACCAGGTCCTTGTTGACTCCTCCAACTTCACCAACCATTGGGCCACTCTTGTGAATGTTGTACTTTAGATTTCTGCTTTTGTTGTGCAGCTCCTTCATGACAGCTGGCAGAATCTTGAAGGCAGAAAACTTGGACAGTAGTTGCATCCTGGTGCAAAATCTCTCCATGATCAACTGCCTtatcttgtccattagctctacaACAGGTAATGACTTCTCTTCCCTGATCCAACTGTTGAAAGTCTCTACTATGTTGTTTGTGACATAGTCACATTTGCTTGCTATGCTAAACTTACACCTTGCCCATAGCTGCTTGTGATTGTCCTGCAGCCACCTAGTTGCCTTGGGGCATGCCTTATGCATCTCATTCCAGTGCCTATCATGGGTTGTCTGTCTATAGCACCTTGATGCAGGCCATAAGTTCCTCTCAAACACTTCTCCCCTAAACCTCTTCTGGAAATTCTTGACTAAATGCCTCATGCATTCTCTGTGCTCCACCCCATTACTGAGAACTTTGGTAACAGCCTTGTCTATTCCTTTGCCTACAGTCAGTAAGCATGGAAACAATGTCAGGTGGGGAACATACAACACTCAATTGAAAAACAAGAGCACAATGAATGCAACATACCTGCATCAGTTGAAATAACAAGACCATTTGGGGAACCAATAGCCTTGTGCAGCATCTTCATGAACCATTCCCAATTCTCCTTGGTCTCACTGCCAAATACTCCATAGGCCACTGGGAACATTCAGTTGTGGCCATCTATCCCTACAGCTGATGCTAACTGTCCCTTCCACTTTGCTGTCAAAATTGTAGAATCAATTCCTAAATAAGGTCTGCAACCTTGCAGGAAGCCATCTATGCATGGCTTCAGTGCTACAAACATCCTACTGAATCTTCTCTTCTCATCTACAATCTCCCACTCAATCTCTACAACACTGCCAGGACTCATCTTCTCAATCTCCTTTTTCCAAGAAAACACATGTACAAAACTATCTTCCCAGCCACCCATGATCTCATCTAAGGCCATTTGCTTGCCGTCCCAAACCACGTAGTAGCTCAGCTGTACACAAAAATTCTCCTCCAACTTCTGCTTCAAATCTTTAGCTCCAATAGTTGGATCTTCCCTAAGCCAGTTTATAACGTTGTCCTTCACCCAGTGATTGTTAGCCATACAGTTGTTCTAGAATTTGCTTGTGCTGGCACAATTATGCTTGTGTGGTAGCTTCTTAATCTGCAGCCATCAACCAACGGTTAGCACGCAACAATTGATAACTAAATTAAACTAAATGAAGCATTACAAAGCTCACATACCTGCCATGTCTTGCCATCAGGTAATTGAGATGCATGAATCCTCCACCGACATCTCTTGGCCTTACAATATGCTCGGTACCACCATGACGCACTATATGGAACTACAAGTTCAACTTCATTAAGCACAGCATATTGTCTAATACATCTCTTAAAGCAGAAACCATCTTCAAAAGTAACACCAAGACCTATCTTAGGGTTATCTATGTCAGTGACATGAACAACACCATCATAGTCCCTCCCATCGTCCACAACTAATGGGTCATCATCTTCTGGGTCACTGTCAGGATAGTAAGCAGGGtcagcatcaccatcatcattgaCCCCATCCTTGTACTTCTCATTCTCATCATCTACTCCTACATACTCCACTTCATCAGCCTCTCCCCAGTCATCTTCAAcaatatcttcttcttcttcttcagcaatagcatcatcatcttcaccatcatTATCAAGATTAAGACCCTCATCACCATTAGCATCAGCCTCACAATTACCATCATCATTAAGATCAACAGCTTCACCATTGTCATCAGCTACTAGATTAGGCAGTACAAGTTCATCACGGAAGATCATAGCTATTGGCTGACAATtaacctgactctcctgagtgatAATAACAGACTGAGAAGACTGAGAGGCATTGGCATTACAACACTTAGACTTTAGCAAACGAGGACCAGTGTCAACAACATGTACAGTCAGTGGCACCTTCCTACTGtcccaatacacatcaaatgcatGTAACagagcataatcagaatctatgCGCACTGTCTCATCCTTGGTTTTGTCAAAGAAGGTGACCTGCAGTTCTTGGTCGACCCCATGGACTATCTCCTCACCAAGGCACCCAAGAAACCCCATCCAAGAGAATTTATCCTTGTCTACCACACG encodes:
- the LOC136472457 gene encoding uncharacterized protein — encoded protein: MFPVAYGVFGSETKENWEWFMKMLHKAIGSPNGLVISTDAGKGIDKAVTKVLSNGVEHRECMRHLVKNFQKRFRGEVFERNLWPASRCYRQTTHDRHWNEMHKACPKATRWLQDNHKQLWARCKFSIASKCDYVTNNIVETFNSWIREEKSLPVVELMDKIRQLIMERFCTRMQLLSKFSAFKILPAVMKELHNKSRNLKYNIHKSGPMVGEVGGVNKDLVPWRFIVDLDKRECTYRGWQLTGLPCVHALAFIGTRRVDLEDYVDHYYSVDMFKAAYATPMPPMPSKDEWEKLNLGFNLLPPKCNRATGRPRKRRIVGVEEGGSNSKGRRRCKRCGGFGHLQKTYNETVADPDAPPSAPPKKKRRTYKPKVVEIIETIEEPAKKKRKASTKGKQTSKKKKTTPTEPTPPEQSV